The following nucleotide sequence is from Scheffersomyces stipitis CBS 6054 chromosome 4, complete sequence.
GTATCTACCCAGCTGTCGATCCATTGGACTCCAAGTCCAGATTGTTGGATGCTGCCGTTGTCGGTAAGGAACACTACGATGTTGCTACCAACGTCCAACAAACCTTACAGGCTTACAAGTCCTTACAAGATATCATTGCCATTTTGGGTATGGATGAATTGTCTGAAGCCGACAAGTTGACTGTCGAAAGAGCCAGAAAGATCCAAAGATTCTTGTCTCAACCATTCGCTGTCGCCGAAGTTTTCACTGGTATTCCAGGTAGATTGGTTAGATTGCAAGACACTGTCAGATCCTTCAAGGAAGTTTTGGCCGGTAAGTACGATCACTTGCCAGAAAACGCTTTCTACATGGTTGGTGGTATCGAAGATGTCGTTGCTAAGgctgaaaagttggctGCTGAAGCTAAGTAGAGCGTTGACTGATAATTATTTATTATTCACATTCTCCGCATCATCGTCATAGTGACATTTTTACATATACACAAAACGGTAAAGAGAAATGATATAtgacttgaagttcatAATTTATATTATTCAGTTTTATTAGTTTttattgtttcttcttgacttgTTTcaaaaagcaaaagaaaattATTACGTTTATTTTAGATTGTGGGGTTGTAGAAGATAGATTAGAATGGTAGCAAGAGTAGCGCTCATTGTCGACATGATGCTGTTAGAGACGATGTTACTGTAGAAGcttttcaagttgatttttcaatctcgaatttttcaaatctatATTAGTGGCGATTTCTTAGCGCATTTGAGAATGTCGCGTTCTCCACTCtttaaatttttcagtgcCAAAAAGCTTAtgtgttcttcttctttctaaCAGAGCTATCACCATGTTTAATTTGGCACAAGTAAGTATAGCTGAGCTGACAATTGCGAATAATGCATGATTCTCTACGAGAATCTCCATTTTTAGAGCTTTTTTTCGTTTgtttttttcaattttattGTGTAATTGCTAACTTTTCATTAATAGTCGCtctcttttcttgattctCCCTCCATCAATTGGAAGCTCATAGTGGCTCTGTTGACCGTGGGCCAATATTTGTTTGAAAACTACTTGCTGTCTCGTCAGTATGCTGTCCTCAAGCGTAAATCGCCTCCCGCTTCCATCAAGGCTGAAGTAGACCAAGAGACTTTCGACAAATCTCAGGCTTATTCCAGATCCAAGGCTAAGTTCGGAATCTTTTCCAGTACCTTTGGTTTGGTGCAGAACTTGGCTATTCTCAATTGGGATTTGTTGCCATGTTTGTGGGATCATTCTGGCAAGTTAATGGCCAAATGTTCGTTCTTGTTGCCTAAATTTATGGGTGGAGTTATCACTCATTCgcttttcttcttctcgaCTTTTCTGATTATTTCGACTGTATTGAGCTTGCCTTTGTCATACTACTCCAACTTCGTATTGGAGGAGAAGTACGGCTTCAACAAGCAAACTGTTGGCTTATGGCTCTCGGATACTGCCAAGGGCATAGCTTTGAGTGTCACATTGGGTTCTCCTGTCATTGCTggtttcttgaagatcatcGACTACTTTGGTCAGTCGTTCATCTTTTACACGATGGGTTTTGTTTTAGTAGTACAGTTGGTGGCTATGACTATTTTTCCTACTTTGATCCAACcgttgttcaacaagttcacACCTTTGGAAGACGGCGAGTTGAAGActgcaattgaagaattagCTGTGAAACAGGAATTTCCTTTGACCAAGTTGTACGTGATTGATGGTTCCAAAAGATCCTCTCACTCCAATGCCTACTTCACGGGTTTGCCCTGGTCTAAGCAGATCGTCTTGTTTGACACCTTGATCGAGCATTCAACTATCCCAGAGACTGTAGCTGTGTTGGGTCATGAAATCGGTCACTGGAAGTTGAATCACTTGCCCAAGATGTTGCTCTTTGCCCAGTCacaattgttcttgatgttttcGATGTTTGCTGCttttgtcaagaacaactcGCTTTATACTTCCTTTGGCTTCAGCACCCAGCCAGTTATAATTGGCTTCATTTTGTTCAACGATGTCTTCCAGCCAGTTGATGCTGTGTTCCAGTTTGCCATGAATTTGTTGTCAAGAAAGCATGAATACGAAGCTGACGAGTATGCTAAAGGTTGCGGCTACGGTCCAGACTTGTCCACCTCGTTGCTTAAGATGTTCTCTGAAAACTTGTCTACCATGGATGCCGATTGgttgtattcttcttaCCATCACTCTCATCCTATCTTGCCTGAGAGATTGAGCGCTTTGGGCTAtgtttctgaaaagaagcttggcaaggaaatcaagatcaagccagaaaaggaagacTAGAAGTCAAGCCTGAATAGGTCTGGGATTGGTAGGTTCTAAGTAAGGCAAAATTTTGAAGGGTAGAAATAGCCTTTTTTCAAGCCTTTTAGGATTGGAATCTGGAAAAATTAGTATCAGTTCATCTCAAATATAAATATTATTGTCAgctgaaaagaaatcaagttgaGTAGTAGTTGTAAATGAGGTAAAAAGTTTgtttgaaacagaaattctAGTTATGAGAGTGACACGagagctcttcaagatgattTAGTTACAAGACTAGATGATAGTTTTTATTTCTTCATGATATTGATATTACTACTATATTACATATACTAcatattctttctacttGAAATAGCCCAGGCGTTTAAACTTATGAACCAATTCATCGTAAGCTTGTCTCATCTGGACGTAACCCAAGTGAGTCTTTCCAATGAGATGATCTGCTAATCTTCTATCACTATCAAGTCTAGACAAATAAGCACCACAACCTTCACAAACCTGTAACTTCTGCTGAGAAGTCTGGCCAATATTTTCGATGATGTTTCTGACTGACTCTGCTAAATGCTCTCGTTGTTTGCAGAGATCTCCGAGTTTGACCGATTCATGGAGCGATTTGTCAATTTCGTTCTTTTCCATCAAATACGAGATCTCCTGGGTCATGAGCCCGATCTTTACATCCAAGCTGTCCAATTCCTTGGTGATAGTCTCGATCTTCTGTTGTTCCTCAGGTGTCGTATGGGTGAGTCTTTCTTGCGCTATGGCGATGGCTTTATCCAAGTCGTGGATATActtcttgagaatattGTAGTATTCGTACTCGAAGTCGGGGAAAGACTCTCCGAGCTTTCTCGTACGATACTCGTATTCAAGCTTGTGTTTCTGTAGATGCAATTTTGGACACTTTCCCAAGTCCTGCTTGGTAGCCACAAAGAGGTCGTGAGGACATACGCCTACGAGAAAACTCTTGCAAACTCTAGAGGAAGTGAGCTCTGGCTCTTTTCTTCGGGTCACAGGCGAGATGAGCGAATCTCGGCCCATAAGTTGCTCGAGTAGAAGCCGCTGTTCGTACGCCATGGTTGGTTATATTCGAATAAGATGTGTAGCCTTTCTTTGTGGTTCGGAAATGTAAAAATTTGGTTGTGaatcaattgcaaatcagattgcaaaaagtggttgaaaaattcagaCTTTAGAATGGCCCACTATCAGTTTAACTATGGAGACCGAAATGTCGCGTGTCGTGCGAGGTTTTGTAGTTTGTGCACTCTAAACTGTAGTCGCTCTCTGCCTCACTGTTCCTAATCTGCCCACTCGCCAAACTGCACTAATGTCGTACTCGCTCCATCTACCACGTATTCCAGAAGCTAAAATACGACCCATTTACGAAAGGTGCAAAGTGATCTGTCTTGGGCTGTTGCCAACTGTGGTTTTTGTCCGTCGGCTAACATCGTGTCTGAACATCACCTGCAACAGCATGCATCTGCTTATTGTCTGAGTCCTTCTGCGTTGACCCCATGTACCCCTCCCCCACATTCTATCACaaccaatttcaacttttcattttctaGCCAATCTCTTTTCTCAGCCATTTCTCATTGCTCATTTCCATTCTTTCTCAGAAGTGTTTTTTTTTCGTTTCTCACTTCTATTTCTTATCTCCAGCTTCTTATCCACACTTTTCTTAGCCCTTACTGTGGCTCCAACTAGACACAATGAAAAAGTACCAGCTTATCGGTCGAAAGAATATCTTCGTGCGGCTGAAACCATCTGCCAAACTTGTCACTTATCCATACCTCCATCTCTGCTCACTTCCGGTGGAAATCTTGCTAGCCATATTTGCCCAGTTCGACGATCCAGAGAATCCCTCCTATACAACCCTTGTCAACTTGGCTCTCACCTGCAAAAAGTTCCAGGCCATAGTCTACAAGCACATTTTCTACCATCATGTGCTGCTCAAGTCACCTGCAGtgtttttcaagttctgtGAACGCCATTTGGCTCCAAACCACGCCAGCAGCAAGATCAACTACATTAAGCTTCTAGTGGTGAAGAACCCTCCAATCAGAGACTCGTCCAATTTCAAGCTTAAGATCGCCGGCCACTACAAGTTTGAGCAGTTTTCCAATGGGAACCTTGGTTATGCTGATTTTCTAGGCTGTCTTGCTCACTTGATGAACGAAGCCTACGGTTTGAAAGTATTGTCTATCTCGGAAATATCTCCCGATTTCGGGTTTCCAGTCGACACCAGTGGCACCCACGGCTCTTCCTCTGgttcgtcttcttcttcagcttcgGCGTCGCTGAATTTTGCATCTATCTGGGGCCCTAAGAAGAAACCCATTCTGCGCAATAGCCGTACTCTCCAAAAATTGGTTCTCAAAACACAGTCTGGCTGGTCCATTCCCTTTCGTTTATCCAATATTTCGCTTatcttcaacagcttcGATGTAGTACAAGAGCTTGAGCTCGTCAAATTCATCATCGATGACTACAAATTAACAGTAGACCCTTGTTCTGTGAAAGTTCACATCTCCACTTTGAATCTCAACGCTTGCATGTATGCTCCAACGTTCAAAAAGAGACACCCcacaaagaagttgatcccGTGTCCTCTCTTTGAGCAAGTTACTTCGTTGAATTTGTACAACATTCAAACCGGAAACGACTTAGCAATTATCGATTTCATCAAACTCAACAATCGTTTGAAGACCTTATCGCTAGACATGGCATCGTCCATCTTCTACACCACATCTTCGTCTGTATCTGTAGTTAATCCTGTAAAGAAAGTATTCAATTTTGCCAAGTACAACCggttcttcaagttggtatGCTCGGGTCATGGAGGATACAGCACGTTGAATGAGTTGATACTCTCTGATTTCGATTTGGTAGAATACTTTGACCACAATACCCGGCACCAGTTGGAACTCAGTGATGTCGATTCTTGGGTAGAACCAAGTACAGACAATTTTGAGTCTTTTTTGGCGTTCCTCAGTAGCATTGCTAACTTGTCTATTATCCTCAGCAAGAACTCGACGGTTACAAGGGTTAAGACCTGTGTCAATTGTGGCTTTACAACTACAAGCAACGATCTTAATGTCAGTTCTCTATCAGCATCAAATTGGACAGTTCTTTTAAAGCCACTACTTTTATCAAATGATGAAAAGTGTAACGTAAAAGTCTATAACCACAACCTTCACTTGCTCTTCAGCAGAACCCAGCATTCTTAAAAGTTACTATGACATAACACATTATGACCAAAACATTTATCTATATTTATTTTAAAGCTACGAATTAACGAATAGACATACTGCAAGAACTGTAGCAATCATTTTCCTTAATGGGATGAGGAAGTTTGGGGCCGCTAAACATCAATGTTAGTAAGCAGGGTTCAAATGGACTCAAAGCTCCAAAACGTACTTAAGTAGATTTTGTGAGGAATTTAGACAACGAAGTCGCCAAACTCTGGAAAAATTGTAATACTCTTTGAATGACGGTAGGTTCCTCCATTGCAGTACGTTCAACTTCCGGGTCGTAATCCGATTCAGATTCATCATACGACCAAGACTCGGgatcttcattttcatacGTACTATTGTGGCCGCCGAAGAAGTTTCGTCTTTTGTATTCTGCTCCGCTTAAAATGTTAATTTCTGGTTCGATTCTTCCACTGGTGAGATGAAGCTGACCGTTGGGCTCAAATACTTTGAATTTACTTGTCAACTGGTCTTCCGTTAATGGCACATATTTTCCCTTGGTCACTTCAACTCCCATTTCTATGAGGTCCTCAGCAAGAGATTGCGGTACTCCCTTGGACGTATCAATATTCCGGTAAGCAGCTTGACATGTTGGTTGAATACTCTTCTGGGTCTTGAGACGCTGTTGCATATCTTTGACATTTTTCCTCATGCTGCTGGCAACTTGACTGCTGATATctaaatcttgaagagattcGAACTGCTTCTGCAATTGAATGAAATCTGGAAGCAATCTGACATCACCGCTAGGAAGGACTTCGACTAGGCCGTAATTGTTAGGTTCCTGTGTGAATTCATATACCAATCCTCCAGAGAAGACGTCAATCATATCTGAAGAATAAAGTGATTTGACTTCCTCGAATCTTCTGGGAAGAACTTCATTGCATCCATACTCTGAAAAAAACACGGGTCTAGTGTAATCGCTATAGTCGTCAGCAAGAATATTATATCCACTAGTGTAAAAGGTCTGTTCACCACACCATTGGTAGGAGTTGACTCCATAGAAGTCTACTGATTCTGCTGGGTTCTCATTGTAGCATTCGAGGTATTCTGAGAAAGGCATTCTGTACATCAAGTCATCTGCTGCTGAATAACCCACTGGAATTGGTCTGGGGGAATTGTATTCGATGTACATCTTGATATCCCTTACAACAGCCTTGACGTAGATGGGAGAATTCTAATATAAGTTAGTATGATGTGAAAGTTATGTACGAGTTTATAATCCAACTTACTTTAGCCGACGTAACGTCATTAACTATCTCATTTCCAGCAAAGAAACCAAGTGTATTGTTGTAGTAGGAAAATTGTTCCACTACCTTGAACACATTTCCTAGATAGTCGATGTTGTAGGAAGTCCATGGTTCATATCTATTGAGGTGCTTGTTGGGCAAGGGAGAGTTGACGTCAAGAACCAAATATATTCCTGCAGAAGCTAGAAGCGACATACAGACATCATGGTTGAGATCTGGATTGACAGAGTAGATACGGATAGTCTAGCAGGTTAGTATTGTTTACTTGTGAAAGTTGAACAGCGATACTCACATTTATTCCAAGCTCTTGGAAAAGCAGAATATCTCTGGCACAGATATCAGGATCTGAAAGAGGATCTCTGTTGGCAGATATTCCGGAAGAGCCTCCAGGTTGATAATCAACTCCCCTGATGTAGAACTATAAGAAGTTAGTAGTTGAAGAGGAATCATGGTTTTGGCCCGTGGAAATACATGCTGGTTTGTTTGTGACGCTGTCGACGAAGTAGTGACCTTGAATGGTAATGGGATGGACAAAAGCGGTGGCAAGAGAGGAAAAAATGCCAAGAAGCAAGCCAACATAGGCTGCTGTATTTACTCTCGTCATCGGATACTGAATCGTAAAGATGGGTCctgaaaatggaagaagatattAACGCTGAgaaatgattgcaaattaGGGACGCTCAAAAtctggctgcgaaaaaaaaagCAACCGTAGAAAACATGCCTCaggtgaagaattggaacaGAGAATTATCGTGGCCGATAAAGCAGAAAACAAAATACGTTTTTATCACACTGTAGTTACATGGGATGGAATCCAGTGAAATATAATCAATATAGTGGAATTTTCTCGTAATTCCCATATTTGCCATTATTCCCATTATTCACATCAACATGTAGCATGTCACATAATCGCATTCTATTGTTATCTCCAAATACGACTGAGATTAACAAATCTTatcgttcaagaagttccaaTATGGTCCAAACTGTCAGAACGTATGGCCTCCTTTCCTTCCCTGTCATCGTAGCTTCACCTCTCACACTCAGCTCTTTATTGTCCGTCGGCTCGTAGAATCGGCGATTCGAAATATACGGAAATGCGACTCACATGCAAGAGACATCTCTCTATCGCGAAAGTCGGGGTATCGCCCAGAAGCGTTAGCGGACAAAAAGATATCCggacttcttttctgaaagGTTGTTAGAAGTACTGGAATACTTGCACACATCTAGTAGTCTATTTGCTGAACAGGTTGCTCTTGgttcttgaaattggcTCTTTGGCACTTTAAATCGATTTTaaattggaatttttcacatttccGTCGTTCATTAATTGAAGTTATACACCTATTTAATTCACTTTTGATATTCAACTTCCACTGCATTGGATTTGATTTTATTCCTTTAAGATGGTGTTATCACAACAACAGAAGCTCAGGCTCGCCTCAAACATAGATGCTACTCTCCAGAAATATACTGTATCTGACGATGCTGAATCTCAGCCTAGGGTCAATGGTTTGGTGCAGGGAGTTAGTGATGACAAGGGCACAGTGTATTTGAAAGGTTCGGGCTACAAAGACATTGGCACTGGTGCCAAGCTCGATGTGGATGACATCTTTGGCGTCTATTCTTGTACCAAGACTATCACAGCTATGGGGGCTTTGAGGTTGGTGGATGAAGGTAGACTCGACTTGGATGCTCCTGTGACCAAATACTTACCGGAAGTAGCTGAAATTGGGGTCATTGATTATGATGCTGTTAATGAAGAGACTGGTGCCTACGAGAAGTTTCCAACAGCTCCAAATTCGCCAGTCACTGTGAGACAATTGCTCTTACATACGTCTGGATTTGCTTACCCATTCACCCATTACGACGTTCTCGTATTGGCTACTAAGAACAAGCCCAAGGAGTTCAACCCCAACGATCCTACTAGAGCGTATTTTACGAATGAGAAGACACCCTTGGTTCATGAGCCTGGGTCCAGGTGGATCTACGGCTACAGTTTCGACTTTCTTGGGTTTGTCATTGAAGCTGTATCTGGCAAGAAGTTGGGTGAATACTTAAAAGAGGCCATCTTTGACCCAGCAGGAATGACGAGCACAACTTTCCATCTCACGGGCGACAAGTCCAACGTAGTCAAGTTGCATCTCAGAAGAAGCACTGGAAAACTCACTTCTCTGCCTAAGGGTATCGCTCATGACCCTATTCTAGATTTGGGTGGACAAGGTGTTTTCACCAATGTGAGCGACTacttgaaattcttgaggGTGTGGTTGAACTATGGAATTTCACCCGATACTGGAAAACGGattttgaaggaagaaacGGTCTTGAATGCAATCAAAGACCATTTGCCAGCAGAAATTGAGATGGATGCATTTCCAGGCTTGAGTACGTTCGATTTAGAAGGCGAGGACTTGGCTCGTGAAGGTTTTACATTGACGGGAAATGCTCGTGTCAGCAACAGATTGCCCACAGGCAGACCCGTGGGTTCTATATACTGGAGTGGGTTTGCCAACTTGTACTACTGGATAGACTTTGAAAATAAGATAGCCGGATTCCAAGCTGGGCAGATAATGCCATCTAGAGACCCAGAATCTGTTGCGGCGTTCAATGAGTTTGAGACGGCGGTGTATAAGTCGTTAAAGGGTGATAGTAAGTTGTAGACATAGATGCTTTGATTACAGTTACATACTATCACACTGTTATATAATATATGCTATCATAGGTTACAATATGGTGTAGCATATACTACCATATTCTACCATATACTACCATATACTACCATTTACTACCATTTACTACCATATTACCGTATGGTTACTATTTTTATCTCACAATGGCGCATGCTACTATATTTAGTCATGCTACAATTTAAAAGCATATTGGAAATGGTTGGATTTATTTCAGCGAATACACCATTGAGAGATATCCAGGCAAGAACAAAGCAAGCCCAACTCTGTCGCCTTTGCTGGTATGCCTAATTCGTATTTTACAATAATTGTCCGATGATAATTATTTTGCTACTTGAACCTCTTTGTAAGAGAGTAAAAATGATGTAATGATTTCATTAGTTTCCACGATTTCATGACGCTTAGCTGCTGCATTACCATTTCCATATTGGTGATAGGCTTTTGAATTCTTAGACCTGAATTCCTCGTTTTGTGCAGAGTTCAGTAATTTCACTATGCATATAGTTGCATTGTGCCAGTTCAGATAGTCTAATCGGATTGGCAACAAATGTGGGACCATTTTTTCTTAAGGGAATGGCAACGCTATAACTGTTTTCGGTGCATTGACAGGATTCCACAACGCCTgaagtttttcaagaaatacAGATGCATTTACACAAAAGGATTTCACATACATTGTAGAATTCGTAAGAGCACCTCGCCCTGATACCGTACGAAAGCTTTTTTAGAGACTTCATGTTGAAAGTAGTTGGCGAAAGAGGTTTTCAAGAGGAGTCGGTTCAATTAAAGTTTAGTCtgttgaaaatgacaaGAAGACTCGAATTTACCCCTTGCTTTAGTCCTTGGTATTCGTTTTCGTCCTGCCAAAACAGACAGTATCTTACCCTGCATCGCAACCTTTCGTAAACTCACATGACAGTACAGAACCTGTCAAGATCATGCAACTGCCTACATAAATTCTGAATGCGTACATTTCCAAGATTTCTGGAATCTGTACGAATCGGATCAGTAGGGTGAAATTCTCCCGAAGCGGCCGCTGAGGTCGTTAAAATAAGCAAATAATGTGAGTTGACACCGAATTAGTTAAATTAGCATGAAATAGTTCCATAAGGCGAAATCGGAATGGCAAGTTTTGACATCGGAAAATCTGCTCATTTGTAATTTCAGATATTTTCTAACACTGTTTGTTTTCTTTACTGGAGCGAAGCTTTTTGCATCCAACGGCTTGATGTTTAAACAGCAAGAAGAGATCCGCCCAGGGCCGTTCGAAATAGGAATGGATACACTTTCACTGAACTCTTTCATATAGGCGAGATGCACGCCATAAGTTTTTGGCGTTCTGGCTTACTGTTGCTTTAGACTCGAGAATCTTcgcattttgcaactgccTCAACTTCTGTAGCTGCCTTGAGCTCTGCAACGGCACCAACTTGTAAGACTGCCTCGCTTCTTCATCGACTACCGCATTAGCAACGGCTCTTATTTCAGCAAGGGCTCACTTCTGCAATTCATTAATTCCAACTGCAAAATAATGGCTTTCACATGAAAAAGTGAATTCTTTTGTATACCAATGTGGTGGTTGAACTCATCTTATGATCTTCGTGACACATGGTAGAAAAAGTATAAAAGGACTTCGATTTCACACCAGATAggagaattgaatattgtAATAATCATTAGATATTCAGATACATATTTGACAATCATgcaattctcttctttaaCTGTTTTGGCACTCGCTGCCTGCTCTTTGGCCGCTCCAACTAACCGTAACCAGGTTAAGAACGTTGGACACACTGTTCAGAAACAAGCTGCTCCAAAGCCTCATGCTCCAGCTCCTGCTCCTGCTCCTGCTCCAGTAGCCCCAGCCCCAGCTCCTAAGGTAACTGGTACTACTGCAACTGGTGGTGGTGCCGGTATCGGTCTTG
It contains:
- the STE24 gene encoding zinc metalloprotease (zinc metallo-protease that catalyzes the first step of N-terminal processing of the yeast a-factor precursor~go_component membrane~go_function metalloendopeptidase activity~go_process proteolysis and peptidolysis) codes for the protein MFNLAQSLSFLDSPSINWKLIVASLTVGQYLFENYLSSRQYAVLKRKSPPASIKAEVDQETFDKSQAYSRSKAKFGIFSSTFGLVQNLAILNWDLLPCLWDHSGKLMAKCSFLLPKFMGGVITHSLFFFSTFSIISTVLSLPLSYYSNFVLEEKYGFNKQTVGLWLSDTAKGIALSVTLGSPVIAGFLKIIDYFGQSFIFYTMGFVLVVQLVAMTIFPTLIQPLFNKFTPLEDGELKTAIEELAVKQEFPLTKLYVIDGSKRSSHSNAYFTGLPWSKQIVLFDTLIEHSTIPETVAVLGHEIGHWKLNHLPKMLLFAQSQLFLMFSMFAAFVKNNSLYTSFGFSTQPVIIGFILFNDVFQPVDAVFQFAMNLLSRKHEYEADEYAKGCGYGPDLSTSLLKMFSENLSTMDADWLYSSYHHSHPILPERLSALGYVSEKKLGKEIKIKPEKED
- the LUC7 gene encoding yeast U1 snRNP protein (has a role in 5' splice site recognition) — its product is MAYEQRLLLEQLMGRDSLISPVTRRKEPELTSSRVCKSFLVGVCPHDLFVATKQDLGKCPKLHLQKHKLEYEYRTRKLGESFPDFEYEYYNILKKYIHDLDKAIAIAQERLTHTTPEEQQKIETITKELDSLDVKIGLMTQEISYLMEKNEIDKSLHESVKLGDLCKQREHLAESVRNIIENIGQTSQQKLQVCEGCGAYLSRLDSDRRLADHLIGKTHLGYVQMRQAYDELVHKFKRSGYFK
- the GAS4 gene encoding Glycolipid anchored surface protein 4 precursor; the encoded protein is FYIRGVDYQPGGSSGISANRDPLSDPDICARDISLFQELGINTIRIYSVNPDLNHDVCMSLLASAGIYLVLDVNSPLPNKHLNRYEPWTSYNIDYLGNVFKVVEQFSYYNNTLGFFAGNEIVNDVTSAKNSPIYVKAVVRDIKMYIEYNSPRPIPVGYSAADDLMYRMPFSEYLECYNENPAESVDFYGVNSYQWCGEQTFYTSGYNILADDYSDYTRPVFFSEYGCNEVLPRRFEEVKSLYSSDMIDVFSGGLVYEFTQEPNNYGLVEVLPSGDVRLLPDFIQLQKQFESLQDLDISSQVASSMRKNVKDMQQRLKTQKSIQPTCQAAYRNIDTSKGVPQSLAEDLIEMGVEVTKGKYVPLTEDQLTSKFKVFEPNG
- the BDE99 gene encoding 1,4-butanediol diacrylate esterase produces the protein MVLSQQQKLRLASNIDATLQKYTVSDDAESQPRVNGLVQGVSDDKGTVYLKGSGYKDIGTGAKLDVDDIFGVYSCTKTITAMGALRLVDEGRLDLDAPVTKYLPEVAEIGVIDYDAVNEETGAYEKFPTAPNSPVTVRQLLLHTSGFAYPFTHYDVLVLATKNKPKEFNPNDPTRAYFTNEKTPLVHEPGSRWIYGYSFDFLGFVIEAVSGKKLGEYLKEAIFDPAGMTSTTFHLTGDKSNVVKLHLRRSTGKLTSSPKGIAHDPILDLGGQGVFTNVSDYLKFLRVWLNYGISPDTGKRILKEETVLNAIKDHLPAEIEMDAFPGLSTFDLEGEDLAREGFTLTGNARVSNRLPTGRPVGSIYWSGFANLYYWIDFENKIAGFQAGQIMPSRDPESVAAFNEFETAVYKSLKGDSKL
- the GRP7 gene encoding Glycine-rich cell wall structural protein precursor (hypothetical Glycine-rich cell wall structural protein precursor); this encodes MQFSSLTVLALAACSLAAPTNRNQVKNVGHTVQKQAAPKPHAPAPAPAPAPVAPAPAPKVTGTTATGGGAGIGLGGLLNDVGAIGGGLGGALGQITGPGLNAEGGGVGLGLGGLLNDIGALGGGIGIGGGSISL